In Artemia franciscana unplaced genomic scaffold, ASM3288406v1 PGA_scaffold_49, whole genome shotgun sequence, the following proteins share a genomic window:
- the LOC136041891 gene encoding uncharacterized protein LOC136041891 yields the protein MRSFAVLMLSLSAVSCGVVPLGPSFFRAPAHDSAIVRSDRLGGNFAYSIQEGHAYQAVAPVVQNVRTPVAVSYSQPAIVPATFSAPVITYESPKVEIKEAKNEDVVETEALEVVNPIEHQFAAQQYFTYEAPKVEVKELKPVEFKYAVPQVHPYNAPFVQVKETKPVEFKYAAPGVPVTPVVSPVHHVVFDAPKVEVKEIKPIELKYTPFVPEAPKVEIKEVKPVEVEYKVPEVQYKSYVYTHALPYSYQLVHAEKEAKPEEEEMPSEESH from the exons ATGCGATCG tttgCTGTTCTCATGCTCTCCTTATCTGCCGTCAGCTGTGGTGTCGTCCCTCTCGGCCCCAGTTTTTTCCGAGCACCTGCCCACGATAGTGCTATTGTCAGGTCAGACAGGCTAGGTGGCAATTTTGCATATAGCATCCAAGAAGGTCATGCATATCAAGCAGTAGCTCCAGTTGTCCAAAATGTAAGAACTCCCGTTGCTGTTTCTTATAGTCAACCAGCCATTGTACCTGCAACATTTTCAGCACCAGTCATTACTTATGAATCACCGAAAGTAGAAATCAAGGAAGCAAAGAATGAAGATGTCGTTGAAACTGAAGCATTAGAAGTTGTAAATCCAATTGAACATCAATTTGCTGCTCAACAGTATTTTACTTATGAGGCACCAAAAGTAGAAGTTAAAGAATTAAAACCCGTCGAATTTAAATATGCTGTCCCTCAAGTTCATC CTTATAATGCACCATTTGTTCAAGTCAAGGAAACAAAGCCAGTAGAATTCAAATATGCAGCACCTGGTGTTCCAGTTACTCCAGTTGTCTCGCCTGTTCACCATGTTGTTTTTGATGCTCCGAAAGTTGAAGTCAAGGAAATTAAACCAATTGAGCTGAAGTATACTCCATTTGTACCTGAAGCtccaaaagttgaaattaaggaGGTGAAGCCAGTTGAAGTTGAATACAAAGTCCCTGAAGTCCAGTACAAGTCTTACGTTTATACACACGCACTGCCATATTCTTATCAATTAGTTCATGCAGAAAAGGAAGCAAAGCCAGAAGAGGAGGAGATGCCATCAGAAGAATCGCACTAG